In the genome of Metabacillus litoralis, the window CAGCCAATGATTGAACAATCTCGGCAGGACTGAGCGTCTCGTCAACAACCTCCTCCACCTCACTGGCGATCACTTCAAAAGGAAGTTGGAGAATCTCTAGAAGTTCTTTTCTACGGGGAGAAGCTGAAGCTAAAATGAGGTTTTTTTTCATGTGAAAACATCCTTTCTTCGTTTCAGATTAGAAGATACTTCTATATCTTACCAAAGGATTTTTTTTAGGACAATTTTGTAATATTAAATTTTAAAGTGTCGAATTTTAGTGATTGCTCAAATGCCAATTTGTATAAAAAAAGACTGATAAAAGAGTAAAAATATCTTTTATCAGTCTCTTATTCTAAGATTGTAAGCTTGCAACAACTTCTAAAATAGCTTGCTGAGCTTCCCACCCTTTATTACCTTTAACATTTGCAGCAGCTTCTGAGAGCTTGCTAAGTAAAGACTTTTCTGTCTCGTTCGCAGTTTCAATTTCTTTTATTTGTGACTCAACAGCCACTATGTCTTCTTGATTCACACTTTGCCCATTTGTTGCTTGAGAAGCTAGTGAAGATAAAGTAACAATTGAGCTTACCCACTGATCGGGGGTCTTAGTAGTTGCGATGGAAAGGGATAATTGTTTTCCTCCCCAAAAATCATTAAACGAGTTTTGTTTATACAGATTGTTTAAGGCTTCTGTTTCGGCTTTCTCTTTCCCAATACCAGCTAAAACTGTGAAAGATCCATCCGCCTCAATCACTGTAGAAGAGAATCCTTTATTTTTTATATTAGACGAAACTGTATCTGCTCCTTCTTTCGTTGAAAAGATCCCACCTTGTACAGCGTAAAGCTGAAGAGTTGTCGTAGAGGTTGAAGCTGCTGCTGGCTCCTCTGTATTGCCACCCTCGGTTGAAGCTGTATCAGGTGTGTCATTTGTGACAACCGTAGGAACAGACGCATCTGGCATATCTTTATTAGATAAAAAGTTTAATGCAATATAACCAAATCCAACTCCTAGAAAAATGGCCATAAGAATCACTGTGAACATTTGTTTTAAAGGAAATGTGACAAAATTACTTTTGCTTTTTGTTTTTTTCGAATAAACAAAAGGTGTGACTGTTGAATTTGATAAAATTTTCTTCTTCTTAGGAGTCACTACCTTAGGATCATCTTCAAAAATAGTGTCATCATCCTCAGGCAAAAGCCAAGGAAAATCTTCTTCTTCTTTTTTAGCAGAAGCTATTTCTTTTTCAGCCTGTAGCTTCTCCTCCCATGACGATATTTGATATTCTTCTGTTTTTGGTTCTTTATCTGACACAGGACGATCTTTACCATTTATTTTAATTTTTACTGTGTCTGAGGTCTGCTTGTCCATATGCCTACCACCCTTCTTTGAAAACACGACCATTCATAATGATCTAATGCTAACAGAAGGATAAAAAAAAAGAACAAGACATTTGTCGTCTCATCCTTAATTTTTTTCGTCATTTTTTTCACATGCTATGATTGGTCTTCGTCCTCTTCTTCAATCGCATTTGTAAATGGATTTTGTTTATCACTTGGCTCAGGCGTAAAAATTGGTGGTAGCTGTTCTCGTAACTCTTCCAAGCTAGGTAAATAAAATGTCGAAACAACAACATTGTATTCATAATCTGTTTCCTCACTATCTTCAAGGAGATGAACGAATTCAGGATTTCCTTCTACTGAAACAGATTCAATTTGTGTTATTCTTTTAGAGTTTTCCAAAATTCGGATAAAATCTTCTAATTCATAATAGCTCGGAGATGTTACGGTTAATTCAACCGTTAATTTTTCCAACCCTTCCGGCATTGGCTCTGTTTTTACTTCTTGGGATGTTTCTGCAGCATTGTCTTTTTCTGCATCAGGATCTAATTTCTCTTCGTATGCTTCGACAAGCTCGTCACCCTCTTCTTCAGTAGTGACCTCTTCACCTTCTTGAAAAGTTAATGACGTAATCATACTATTAGATATTGTCTCCGCTTTTTCTAAGTCTAGAAGAAATTGTTCTTCAAAAGGACTAACTGGCAGAATTTTTTGTAATTCTACTGCAGAAAGCATCGCTTCATTACTAGTTGATCCAGCACTAGACTTTTGCAAAGTTTGAATAAGTGTATTTTCCGTTTCAATTTGACTTTGCAAGCTGTCTATTTGTTGAGCTTTTGGCTTAATGAAAAGTAAATAAGAAAAATAAACAACAAGAGAAGATAGAACAAGTGTAAGGACGATGATTATTGTATGTTTTTTTCTCCATTCAATCATTCTTCACTGTCCTCCTCTCCAAAAGCCTTAAGGGCAGCTCTGTCAATAAGCAGTTTATATCCAGCAAGATATCGCGGAACAGAATCTTCTTTTGCTACATCAATTGGTACCGTTTCTACTGTTAGTAATTTCACTTCTTCTAATAAGTTAGATTCTTTGAGTCTTTTTAAATAATAGGCTGTTTCACTAGATGACTCAAACTGTACAATCAATTCCAGTGAAGAGCTATCCAAGTAATCCATTTGATAGAAATACCCTTTTTCAGGCAGCTGCTTTGTTAATTCATTTAATAAAGGAACAAAATCTACTGGATATTCTTCAGACCATTGAATAGCCTTTTCCAAATTTGATAAAGCATCGGAATCAGTACTTTGACTCGCTTGCTGCTGCAGAACGGTCGTCTGCTGCTGAGCTGTATTATATTCTTGTTCTAATTGAGCTATTTGTCCATTTTTCTTGTTCAGTAATGAAAAAATAGTCAGCGTTGCACAGAGTAGCATGACGGCCACAATTAAGATAACGAGAATATTGGTGTAATTTCTTTGCTGTTTTTGTGGGAGTAAATTAATTTCCGCTAACATGATGATTTACACCTCTTTTAATGCTAATCCAAGCACAGTATGAAACTTAGCGGGAACAACTATGTTTTTATGTGTGTATACACGATCTTTGAAAAGAGAAATAGTAATGGATGTTCCCAGCTCTTTTAAGTCTTTCTGTAATTCATGTATATACGGATTATCACCTAATAATTCAATATGTGTTATTTGATGATCTCCTTGATGAAGACTAAATCGATAGAAATTGATGATTTTTTCGATTTCTTTCACAACATCCCGAAATTGAAGAGAAAGCTCTTCAGGCTCTTTACATTCATATTGATAGTATAATTGTGTTTCCGTTTCAAGTTTGTACGACCATTTTTTCAACATTCCTTCTAACGGTAAATGACGTGTAAAAATCGGCTTACAATCTTCAAATATACTAAAATTGACTGAGTCAAGCTTTACTTCCACTAACAATGTGTTATCTTTACTTTTCACATGCTGTTTGTTATAAAGCAATCTGTAATTAGAAAGTGCCGATAAATCTGCAGCAGTTGCCTCTAGCTTCAAATCATCAAGTAGCTCTGTGTATTGCTTAATCATAGCCTCTGGTGCTGCAAACAGAAGAATTTCCTTTTCAATCTCTGTTTCTTGCAGAGGAACAAAGTCAAATACAGGCTCTTCAAAAGGAAGATGAATATTGTTCCCAAGCTCTAAATAAAGATAGCCTTTTATCTCATCATCTTTTAAATCTGCCGGTACCTTCACTTTTCGAACACTGATGAATGCATCCGGAGTTATAAATCGTACCTGTTTACGCTTGATCCCCCAGTCACTCATACACTGATCCAAAATCATCGCAAGCTTATCAGCATCCTTAATCTGCCCGTCTACGACAATTCCTTCAGGCAAATACGTTTCAACAAAATGGTTCACAACTAGTGGATCTGTACTTTTAAGCTCAAGCAATTGAATGGAATAATTTGATATATATAAGTTAATAGAATGTTTAGTTTGTCTAAATAAAGGAAGAGCCATTATAAAAAACCCCTTCTTAATATAAGTAAGAAAAGAATGTAGTCATGTATAGCGAGATAAGGTCAGAACCAAAGAAATAAGCCACTAAAGCGCCAATAACAAGAAACGGACCAAAAGGGAAAGGTTTGCCCTTTTTCACACGACCTGTCAGCATTCCAGCTACTCCTACTATCGTACCAACTAATGTGGCTATAAAAAAGGTTAGGAGCACAAGTTTCCAGCCAAGCACAACACCAAAAACAGCTAAAAGCTTCATATCTCCGCCCCCCATACCTCCTCGACTGACTAAAATAATAACGAGAGGTACAAGAGTCCCAATAATTAGACCGGCAATTGGATCCCACCATGGTTCAGTACGTATGAACATTCTTTCAATAAAAAATAAAACAAGAAAAAACAAATTCACCTTATCAGGAATAATCATATATTTCAAATCTGATACGGTAACAATCATGCAAAGTGAAATAAGTGACCATGCTATAATCAATTCTTTTGACCATCCCACCAAAAGCGGTGAAATCGTAAAAAGAATCGCTGTTAGTAGTTCCATTGATGGATATAATGGTGAAATAGACGTTTTGCAGTTTTTGCATTTGCCCATTTGGAGTACGTAAGAAAGTATTGGAATTAGTTCAATTGGTGATAGTTTTTTGTCACATACAGGGCATGCTGAGCTTGGGTATGCAATGGATTTTTTTAGTGGGACACGGAGTCCGACGACATTGAAAAAGGAGCCGAGTGTTGCGCCTAGTATGAAGATGTAGGTGTGTAGGATGATGGTTGTTAACATGCCTTAGCTCCTTATAGAAAGATAGATAGCCATTACATATTTTGGCTATCTATCTTTAAAAATTCATTTATGGTAAATCAATATTTTCTCTTTCAAGATCATCAGCATTAGGGATTGTATCTTGTCCTTCAGCCCTTACTATATAATTATGATCTTCTTGACTAACTAATTGTACACGATATTCAATTTCATCAGTTCCCTGAAACACGTTAACAACAGTATCTGCAGCACTGTAGTCTCCATCATCACTAGGGTCGTCAATTGCTTCTATTAACCCATCTTCAATTAAGTCATCTAAACCAATTTCTACTCCATCATCTGGTATTGGTGTTGCCTCAGCTGCTACTGTTAACCTAGCAGCATTTGCTATTTGTTTTGCATTCGCAATATGAGCATCCATACGTGAGTTATTAATCATCCCACCAATCGCCGGAATCGCGATCGCAGCAATAATCCCAAGGATTACAACTACCGCTAAAAGCTCGATTAACGTTAATCCGCGCTCATTTTTCATAAGTTTTTTCAACATTTCTTTTCCTCCTAAAAGCTTAGTTCTAATTCCCTAAATCTATGTTAATTATACATCAATAGTTTAGGTAGTGAATATAAAAATATTGTAAATTCACATCTGTACGTGGTTGAATATATCGAACATTGGAACGATAATGGCTATGACAATCGTACCAACTATACCTGCTAATAGAACGATCATTAATGGCTCAATTAGTGACTTTAGTCGGTCTGTGCTGTTTTCTACTTCTTCTTCATAAAAGTCCGCGACTTTTCCAAGCATTTCATCTAACGAACCCGTTTCTTCCCCAATGGCGATCATTTGAGTAACAAGTGGTGGGAATGCCCAATGCTTTTTCATCGGTTCTGTTAATGACAAACCATTTTCCAAGGAAACACGAGAATTGGCGATCACCTTTGCTACGACTTCATTTTCAACGATTTTTTCCACAATTAATAAAGACTGAAGAATCGGCACAGAGCTTGAAAATAACGAACTAAGTGTTCTTGTCATTCGTGCTAATACAGCTTTTTGAATCATACTTCCAAAGATCGGCATACGAAGGGCAACAACATCTAAATAATACTTTGTCTGCTTATTTTTCCGTAACCCGTAAAAGGTAGAAAAAACAGCAACAAAAAACAGGATAACAATATACCAATACTCTTGCATAAAAATACTAGAGTTTAAGACAAACAGTGTAATAGCCGGTAATTGTGCTCCAAATCCTTCAAACATGGAAACGAAGGTAGGAACAACAGAAACTAGTAAGAAGATAACAACAACAACAGCGACAATCGCAACAGCCATAGGATAAGCCAACGCAGATTGAATCTTTTGCTTAGTCCGATGCTGTTTTTCATATTGAACAGCAAGCCTGTCCAGTGTTTCTTCCATACTACCGCTTGCTTCACCAGCTTTAATCATATTCACGAACATCGATGAAAAGATCCGTTTATGCTTTGCTGCTGCAACAGATAAGGCTTGTCCGGATTTTAAATCATCCTCCATTTGCTCTAATGCTTTTCGTAGCGGTTTACTGCTAGTTTGCTTAGCTAAGATATTTGTTGCATCTACTATTGTCACTCCTGCTCGTAACAACGTGGAAAATTGCCTAAGATAAATAACAAATTCCTGAAGCTTTACAGGATTACCAATTGCTATATCCTTTGTTAACAGTGTTTCTGGTATTTCTTCAATATTGGTAATTCGTATTCCGAGTTCACTTAGTTTTAACACCGCTTCACGCCTTGAATTGGCAGTTACTTTCCCTGACTTTTTACCTGTACGGTCACGACCTTCATATTTAAATTTTGCCATTAGTCTGTCGTCCCTTGTTTGTAAGGTAAAGCTGCTTCAGAAGAAATAATGCCTGCTTTTACATACTCTGAAAGAGAGCTTTCAAAGGTTTGCATTCCTTGTGCTCGACTTGTTTGAATCACGCTCGGAATTTGGTATGTTTTTTCATTTCGTATTAAGCTGGCAACTGCCGAGTTATTTAATAAAATTTCAGTTACAGCACGGCGCCCTGATTTATCAACTGTCGGGAAAAGCCTTTGTGATATAACCCCTACTAACACGGAAGCAAGCTGAAGTCGGATTTGTGGCTGCTGATTAGCCGGAAACACATCGATGATCCTATCAACTGTTGATGCAGCAGACGACGTGTGAAGTGTACCAAGAACAAGATGTCCTGTTTCTGCTGCAGTTATTGCTGTGTGAATTGTTTCTAAATCGCGAAGCTCTCCAACTAAAATCACATCTGGATCCTGTCTTAGTGCTGCTTTTAAACCTGATGCAAAGCTACCTGTATCAAAACCAACTTCACGTTGATCAACAATACATTTTTGATGTTTATGCAAATATTCAATCGGATCCTCAAGTGTAATAACATGGCGCTTCATCGTTTGATTCATAAAGGAAATCATCGACGCAAGTGTTGTTGATTTTCCACTGCCGGTTGGTCCAGTTACTAAGATAAGTCCATGGGGCTTTTCCACAATTGATTTTAAAATCGATGGCAACTGCAAATCGTCAATTGATGGAATATTTCTTGGAACAATTCGTACAGCTAGAGAGATACAAGAGCGCTGACGAAATGCATTAACACGAAAGCGAGATACACCTGGAATTCCGTAAGAAAAATCAAGCTCTCCTTTTTCTTCAAACAATGACCATTTTGCTGAAGAAATCATTCCCTTTGCCATTTCTTCTGTATCAGCAGGCATTAACATGTTTTCGCCAATTCGAACTAACTCGCCGTTAATTCGTATAACGGGAGGCACACCAACTGACAAATGAATGTCTGAAGCTTGCTTTTCATAAGCAAGCTTTAATATAGAGTCAATTTTTGCTTTCAATGTTTTCACCTACTCCGCTACAGTCACACGTAAAATTTCTTCTGTTGTTGTTAAGCCTTGCTTTACCTTTAGTAGACCATCATCAATTAAAAAGATTGTTTTATTTTTTATCGCCAGATCACGAAGCCTTGAAAATGGTTCATTATTCATGATCACTCGTTTCATTTCGTCACTCAACATGAGAAGCTCATGGATGGCTAATCTTCCTTTATAGCCTGTCATATTACAAGTTCCACAGCCTCTGCCTCTTACAACTTTATCAATCGACAACCCTCTTTTAGCAAAAATCTCTATTTCTCGTTGTGTAGGGGCTTGTTCTGAAGCACAATCACGGCATACTTTCCGAACAAGTCGTTGAGCCACAACACCAGTTAAAGAAGAGGCCACTAAAAACGGTTCTACTCCCATATCAACCAAACGTGTAATGGTACCCAATGAATCATTTGTATGAAGCGTGCTTAACACTAAATGTCCTGTTAACGATGCACGTACTGCAACATCAGCTGTTTCACGGTCACGAATTTCCCCGACCATAATAATATTAGGATCTTGACGAAGAATGGATCGCAGCCCTTTTGCAAATGTCATTCCAACATTTGCATTGACTTGAATTTGATTGATTCCTTCAAGCTGATATTCAACTGGATCTTCAATCGTAATGATATTTACTTCCTCTGAATTTAAGTGGTTTAACGCTGCATACAAAGTGGAAGATTTCCCTGAGCCTGTTGGACCTGTAATCAACATAATTCCTGTAGGATTTTCTATTAATGTTTTGAATCTTTTTAAATTTAAGCTATTAAAACCAAGCTTGTTTAAATCATTTAAGGTACTGCCCAGATCCAAAATACGCATAACAATCTTCTCACCGTAGATCGTCGGAAGTGTTGAAACACGAAGATCAATTGGATGAAATTCGATATGCATTTTAATTCGACCATCCTGCGGAACTCGGTGTTCGGTAATATCTAAATTTGCCATGATTTTCAGACGGGCAACTAAAACGCTTTGCATATGCTTTGGAAATGTTCGTTCATTTTTTAGGACACCGTCAACACGAAAGCGAATTAACACTTTTGTTTCCTGAGGATCAATATGAATATCACTGGCTTTTTGTTGAACAGCGTTTTGAAGTATTTGATTAACAAGTCTAACAACAGGTGAGTCATCACTTGTGATTTTCTCTTCCTGAACCTCATCTTGAACCGTTAATTGGTTCATAATATCTGACATGCTGTCATCAATTTCATAGTACTTATTAATGGCTCTTAAAATATCATCTTTTGAGGCAATGGCTGTTTCAATTTGAAACCCTGTTGCTAGACGGAGATCATCAATGGCATAGAAATCCATCGGGTCTGCCATCGCAACAAAAAGCTTGTCTCCCTCAATTTTGATTGGAATTAATAAATTACGCTTAGCCATTTCTTTTGAAACAAGCTTAATTAATTTTTGATCAAACGGAAAACGATACAAGCTTACATGTGGAATTCCTAACTGAAATTCTAGAACCTCAATTAATTGCTGCTCTGTAATAAACCCTCTTTCAAGTAAGGCATCCCCTAATCGCTGCCCCTTTTGTTTTTCTGCTAGAGCCGATTGTAGTTGTTCTGCTGTTATAAGTCCTGAATCTAGTAATAAGTCTCCCAATCTTTTTCTAGTATCGTTCATCCATAATCCCTTCTTTAATTAAGGTTATTTTTCAATTGCATTTTTTGAAGGAGTTTCCCAAATATCTTCACTGTTAGATTTCTCTTCATTCCCAGATGTATTGCTATCTTTGTTGTCTTCTTCAGATGATTCGTCGTTTTCTATTGTTTCCTGCTTCGTACTTTCAGTCTCTTCACTGATGTCGTTAGTAGATTGATTATTTAGCAATCTATTAATGAAACCAGTTTCAATTATTTTATGAGTAGGAGGATAAAAATCTTCGGCAATTTCCTCGGACTCAACAAAGGCTCCCTCTAAATCAAATACCTCACGAGTGATCTTAACAGATAAACCATCCTTACCTTTCTGAATGACCTTTTCTTGACCCTCTTCTAGTAAACTAGTATATCGAATAATTGATTTTGGTTTAAAAGATGTTTTTTCCTCTAAATTTACCTTATAGCTGTATAAAAAAGGTGCCCCATTTATTCTTACAAGTAGCCCAGCATTCGTTAACTTTAAAGAAATCGTATATTCCGATTGATTCGGGTTATACCATTTTAAATCAGACTTATCCTTTATAATATTTGCCTCATATCCAAGTTCAATTGTTTCTGGCAACTCATGACCTGTATGGCGTTCAACAATGACAAAATTAGTTGTTAGAAATGTTTTATAAAGGGCTGATGAAACAACATTTAACCCTTCCTGTGGAAGATTGTCTGATTTCTCTATAAGTTCTAGCATAGAAACTTGTGATTGAGCTGGTACGGTGATTGTGCCAATTGAGTCAACCACCCTTTGAACCAAGTTATAATCAAATGATGTTGAAACAAAATTTTCTGCTGCTACTGTATTTAAGTCGCTTTTTACATATGCTCCAATTGAGAAAAATTGATTTTCAGGAACCATCTTTTTCACAGCAACTTCAATTACAGCTTGAAGTTGCTCATGATCAATCGTATCGTACCGCTCATTAAGCAGGGATTTTAGTTGTTCTTCATAAACAGTTTGATTAACTGATACTATCAACTCATTACTCGCTCCATTAGTGATCGAGTCAACTGTTGCTGGAAAATCAAAGGTAAAAAAGTCCTGTCCGATTACTGTATTTTCTTCATTAATAGACAGCTGCAAATATTGACCTTTAAACCATGCTGCTACTTCTTGATTCAACTCATTTATAGCCTGCTCTTTTGTCATATTTTCTATATTGACAGAACCAATTAGTGTTCCTGGCTCAAAAGTTCCTTTTGACAGAAATGCATCATAAGCCTTCACACCCATTTGTGAAAAACTAACCAAATAAACAGTGGAAATAAGCAATACTAGATATATTTTCAACCCTCTGTTTAAGTTCAAAATTGGTTGCTCCTTTTTACATTTCAGTATTCATAGACAGTTCAACAAAAGTACTTGGTCCATCATTTTGGGCCTTTTTTATATCATCATTTGACAAGACAGTACCTTTTTCAATAAGTAATTGCTGATCAGATCCATAAATATCTTTAATGACTCTTTTTCCTTCTAATAACTGTATTTGTTTTTCCTTAATTACATCAATCTGTTCATTGTCAAGATCCTCAAATTGATCTTTCTTTTCTACTGGTAATAGATCTTCTAATAATTCTTCTACCGTACTATTTTGGTTTTCTGTTGAAACGTCCTCTTCAACAAGCTGTTTTGCAGACTCCAGTAATGCTGCGGCAGCATCTTCACTTACAACTAATATATCTTTTCCAAATGTTAGTACATGCTCTGACTTTACATATACATCCTTATTGTTTACAAACAAGTGAAGGCCAATAATAACACCTGTTTCTTCATTTAGGTAATATTCTTTCGCTTCTCCAAGTAATTGACCTTTTCGAGTAATCACACGAGTATCAGTGATTTTAATTCGTTTATTAACAAGCTGATTAGCGATTGGAATTTCATTTAAGTCAATAATGGCATTATCTGAATCGATTGTAACGGCAAACTCACCAATTCCAATCACTTTTCTAAATGGAATAGCCTTAACACTAACCTGCCAGTCATCGTGTTCAACTGTTAAAAAATCAACCGTCCCTTTTTCAGGATTCACCACAAGTGATTTTACATTTCCTAGCTCTAACCCCGCTGTAATACTAATAATTGGTAAACCTACAATTTCACTACTTTTTTTCATCTGTGTCACACACCTATTCTCTATTTTTACTATTTATTTAAAGAACTTATCCAGGTTAACTGTTCAA includes:
- the pilM gene encoding type IV pilus biogenesis protein PilM produces the protein MALPLFRQTKHSINLYISNYSIQLLELKSTDPLVVNHFVETYLPEGIVVDGQIKDADKLAMILDQCMSDWGIKRKQVRFITPDAFISVRKVKVPADLKDDEIKGYLYLELGNNIHLPFEEPVFDFVPLQETEIEKEILLFAAPEAMIKQYTELLDDLKLEATAADLSALSNYRLLYNKQHVKSKDNTLLVEVKLDSVNFSIFEDCKPIFTRHLPLEGMLKKWSYKLETETQLYYQYECKEPEELSLQFRDVVKEIEKIINFYRFSLHQGDHQITHIELLGDNPYIHELQKDLKELGTSITISLFKDRVYTHKNIVVPAKFHTVLGLALKEV
- a CDS encoding GspE/PulE family protein, with the translated sequence MNDTRKRLGDLLLDSGLITAEQLQSALAEKQKGQRLGDALLERGFITEQQLIEVLEFQLGIPHVSLYRFPFDQKLIKLVSKEMAKRNLLIPIKIEGDKLFVAMADPMDFYAIDDLRLATGFQIETAIASKDDILRAINKYYEIDDSMSDIMNQLTVQDEVQEEKITSDDSPVVRLVNQILQNAVQQKASDIHIDPQETKVLIRFRVDGVLKNERTFPKHMQSVLVARLKIMANLDITEHRVPQDGRIKMHIEFHPIDLRVSTLPTIYGEKIVMRILDLGSTLNDLNKLGFNSLNLKRFKTLIENPTGIMLITGPTGSGKSSTLYAALNHLNSEEVNIITIEDPVEYQLEGINQIQVNANVGMTFAKGLRSILRQDPNIIMVGEIRDRETADVAVRASLTGHLVLSTLHTNDSLGTITRLVDMGVEPFLVASSLTGVVAQRLVRKVCRDCASEQAPTQREIEIFAKRGLSIDKVVRGRGCGTCNMTGYKGRLAIHELLMLSDEMKRVIMNNEPFSRLRDLAIKNKTIFLIDDGLLKVKQGLTTTEEILRVTVAE
- a CDS encoding prepilin-type N-terminal cleavage/methylation domain-containing protein, producing the protein MLKKLMKNERGLTLIELLAVVVILGIIAAIAIPAIGGMINNSRMDAHIANAKQIANAARLTVAAEATPIPDDGVEIGLDDLIEDGLIEAIDDPSDDGDYSAADTVVNVFQGTDEIEYRVQLVSQEDHNYIVRAEGQDTIPNADDLERENIDLP
- a CDS encoding type IV pilus twitching motility protein PilT produces the protein MKAKIDSILKLAYEKQASDIHLSVGVPPVIRINGELVRIGENMLMPADTEEMAKGMISSAKWSLFEEKGELDFSYGIPGVSRFRVNAFRQRSCISLAVRIVPRNIPSIDDLQLPSILKSIVEKPHGLILVTGPTGSGKSTTLASMISFMNQTMKRHVITLEDPIEYLHKHQKCIVDQREVGFDTGSFASGLKAALRQDPDVILVGELRDLETIHTAITAAETGHLVLGTLHTSSAASTVDRIIDVFPANQQPQIRLQLASVLVGVISQRLFPTVDKSGRRAVTEILLNNSAVASLIRNEKTYQIPSVIQTSRAQGMQTFESSLSEYVKAGIISSEAALPYKQGTTD
- a CDS encoding PilN domain-containing protein gives rise to the protein MLAEINLLPQKQQRNYTNILVILIVAVMLLCATLTIFSLLNKKNGQIAQLEQEYNTAQQQTTVLQQQASQSTDSDALSNLEKAIQWSEEYPVDFVPLLNELTKQLPEKGYFYQMDYLDSSSLELIVQFESSSETAYYLKRLKESNLLEEVKLLTVETVPIDVAKEDSVPRYLAGYKLLIDRAALKAFGEEDSEE
- a CDS encoding PRC-barrel domain-containing protein, yielding MKKSSEIVGLPIISITAGLELGNVKSLVVNPEKGTVDFLTVEHDDWQVSVKAIPFRKVIGIGEFAVTIDSDNAIIDLNEIPIANQLVNKRIKITDTRVITRKGQLLGEAKEYYLNEETGVIIGLHLFVNNKDVYVKSEHVLTFGKDILVVSEDAAAALLESAKQLVEEDVSTENQNSTVEELLEDLLPVEKKDQFEDLDNEQIDVIKEKQIQLLEGKRVIKDIYGSDQQLLIEKGTVLSNDDIKKAQNDGPSTFVELSMNTEM
- a CDS encoding prepilin peptidase: MLTTIILHTYIFILGATLGSFFNVVGLRVPLKKSIAYPSSACPVCDKKLSPIELIPILSYVLQMGKCKNCKTSISPLYPSMELLTAILFTISPLLVGWSKELIIAWSLISLCMIVTVSDLKYMIIPDKVNLFFLVLFFIERMFIRTEPWWDPIAGLIIGTLVPLVIILVSRGGMGGGDMKLLAVFGVVLGWKLVLLTFFIATLVGTIVGVAGMLTGRVKKGKPFPFGPFLVIGALVAYFFGSDLISLYMTTFFSYLY
- a CDS encoding pilus assembly protein PilO, whose product is MIEWRKKHTIIIVLTLVLSSLVVYFSYLLFIKPKAQQIDSLQSQIETENTLIQTLQKSSAGSTSNEAMLSAVELQKILPVSPFEEQFLLDLEKAETISNSMITSLTFQEGEEVTTEEEGDELVEAYEEKLDPDAEKDNAAETSQEVKTEPMPEGLEKLTVELTVTSPSYYELEDFIRILENSKRITQIESVSVEGNPEFVHLLEDSEETDYEYNVVVSTFYLPSLEELREQLPPIFTPEPSDKQNPFTNAIEEEDEDQS
- a CDS encoding VanW family protein, with amino-acid sequence MNLNRGLKIYLVLLISTVYLVSFSQMGVKAYDAFLSKGTFEPGTLIGSVNIENMTKEQAINELNQEVAAWFKGQYLQLSINEENTVIGQDFFTFDFPATVDSITNGASNELIVSVNQTVYEEQLKSLLNERYDTIDHEQLQAVIEVAVKKMVPENQFFSIGAYVKSDLNTVAAENFVSTSFDYNLVQRVVDSIGTITVPAQSQVSMLELIEKSDNLPQEGLNVVSSALYKTFLTTNFVIVERHTGHELPETIELGYEANIIKDKSDLKWYNPNQSEYTISLKLTNAGLLVRINGAPFLYSYKVNLEEKTSFKPKSIIRYTSLLEEGQEKVIQKGKDGLSVKITREVFDLEGAFVESEEIAEDFYPPTHKIIETGFINRLLNNQSTNDISEETESTKQETIENDESSEEDNKDSNTSGNEEKSNSEDIWETPSKNAIEK
- a CDS encoding type II secretion system F family protein: MAKFKYEGRDRTGKKSGKVTANSRREAVLKLSELGIRITNIEEIPETLLTKDIAIGNPVKLQEFVIYLRQFSTLLRAGVTIVDATNILAKQTSSKPLRKALEQMEDDLKSGQALSVAAAKHKRIFSSMFVNMIKAGEASGSMEETLDRLAVQYEKQHRTKQKIQSALAYPMAVAIVAVVVVIFLLVSVVPTFVSMFEGFGAQLPAITLFVLNSSIFMQEYWYIVILFFVAVFSTFYGLRKNKQTKYYLDVVALRMPIFGSMIQKAVLARMTRTLSSLFSSSVPILQSLLIVEKIVENEVVAKVIANSRVSLENGLSLTEPMKKHWAFPPLVTQMIAIGEETGSLDEMLGKVADFYEEEVENSTDRLKSLIEPLMIVLLAGIVGTIVIAIIVPMFDIFNHVQM
- a CDS encoding SPOR domain-containing protein; the protein is MDKQTSDTVKIKINGKDRPVSDKEPKTEEYQISSWEEKLQAEKEIASAKKEEEDFPWLLPEDDDTIFEDDPKVVTPKKKKILSNSTVTPFVYSKKTKSKSNFVTFPLKQMFTVILMAIFLGVGFGYIALNFLSNKDMPDASVPTVVTNDTPDTASTEGGNTEEPAAASTSTTTLQLYAVQGGIFSTKEGADTVSSNIKNKGFSSTVIEADGSFTVLAGIGKEKAETEALNNLYKQNSFNDFWGGKQLSLSIATTKTPDQWVSSIVTLSSLASQATNGQSVNQEDIVAVESQIKEIETANETEKSLLSKLSEAAANVKGNKGWEAQQAILEVVASLQS